A single genomic interval of Chlorogloeopsis sp. ULAP01 harbors:
- a CDS encoding AraC family transcriptional regulator has translation MTITLTLAEEDELWEETQQNRICESAFTPFESWREMPKQLGKGYGQYIEVYPKLELKIEESEYHDDVIVQVPESQHPLQFGVFCPQTSRGELGEVRIGETFISGGGIQRANDVFCPKSQKLIGVDIHLPPELLATFFPGEDGEIPPELKIFAKDNDWQTLISAQATTAIQSVVEQIVNCPYQGISKRIYLQGKVVELMALQLAPILAEQGRTQPSPRLRTQTIDSIYHAQEILLSRLENPPSSWDLAQTVGVSERTLRRGFQELLSTTVFGYLTSQRMEKAKNLLRSGKVTVAEVAMMVGYSNCSHFAAAFKRQFGITPRQCLAGKLSVLR, from the coding sequence ATGACCATCACCCTGACCCTAGCGGAAGAAGATGAACTATGGGAAGAGACACAACAAAACCGGATATGTGAATCTGCGTTTACACCCTTTGAATCTTGGCGCGAAATGCCCAAGCAACTGGGTAAAGGTTATGGACAATATATTGAAGTGTATCCCAAACTTGAACTAAAAATAGAGGAATCTGAATACCATGATGATGTCATAGTTCAAGTCCCTGAATCGCAGCACCCTTTGCAATTTGGTGTTTTCTGCCCACAGACATCCAGAGGTGAATTGGGGGAAGTAAGAATAGGGGAAACATTTATTTCCGGTGGAGGAATTCAACGAGCTAATGATGTTTTCTGTCCCAAATCCCAGAAATTGATCGGTGTTGATATCCATCTGCCACCAGAATTACTGGCAACTTTTTTCCCTGGAGAAGATGGAGAAATCCCCCCCGAATTGAAAATCTTTGCTAAGGATAACGACTGGCAGACATTAATTTCTGCTCAAGCTACAACCGCTATCCAGTCAGTAGTAGAGCAAATTGTCAATTGTCCCTACCAAGGAATCAGCAAGCGAATATATTTGCAAGGGAAAGTAGTGGAGTTAATGGCACTGCAACTAGCTCCCATCCTTGCAGAACAGGGGAGAACGCAACCATCCCCACGTTTACGCACACAAACCATCGATTCGATTTATCACGCCCAGGAAATCTTACTCTCTCGTCTAGAAAATCCGCCATCATCATGGGATTTAGCTCAAACTGTGGGAGTGAGTGAAAGAACTCTCCGCAGGGGATTTCAGGAGTTATTAAGTACCACAGTTTTTGGTTATTTAACTAGCCAAAGAATGGAAAAAGCCAAGAATTTATTACGTTCTGGGAAAGTTACTGTGGCAGAAGTAGCAATGATGGTAGGTTATTCCAACTGCTCACATTTTGCCGCAGCTTTCAAACGTCAATTTGGCATTACCCCTAGACAATGCTTGGCGGGTAAATTGTCCGTTTTGCGATGA
- a CDS encoding iron-siderophore ABC transporter substrate-binding protein gives MLPLVTNCAKSSIEENLTSIQQRGATTQCRIIKHKFGKTCVPLKPQRIVVLDPHATLDSLVVLGIKPVGFASFDHIDGKEVIHGVSLDDIKKANSVGNAQQPSLEKVLLLKPDLILATEDNPYQLLSAIAPTVPVPPPNLDLPRSEAFFKENLRYIAKVLGEEAKAEEVLSQYQNRIEDLKKGLGNQLEPIEVSVIYYAGGLVYTPARKYDATADVLVDTQLDYKLPPPGKTFSIETVDEYDADILFIINVERRPLSFFLQHPIFSRLKAVKNNRVYLVPSQRWDTRGIVGANKILDDLFKYLPEVNSY, from the coding sequence ATGTTGCCTTTGGTTACAAATTGTGCCAAATCTTCCATCGAGGAGAATCTGACTTCAATCCAGCAGCGAGGTGCAACTACACAATGTCGAATAATTAAACATAAGTTTGGCAAAACCTGTGTTCCTCTGAAGCCACAGCGTATTGTTGTACTAGATCCTCACGCCACACTCGATTCCTTGGTTGTTCTCGGTATCAAGCCAGTTGGTTTTGCGTCGTTTGATCACATTGACGGGAAAGAAGTGATTCATGGTGTATCACTTGATGATATTAAAAAAGCGAATAGTGTTGGGAATGCACAGCAGCCTTCGTTAGAGAAAGTTTTGTTGCTCAAGCCGGACTTGATTTTAGCAACAGAAGACAATCCGTATCAGTTGTTGTCCGCGATCGCACCTACTGTCCCCGTGCCGCCTCCGAATCTTGATCTGCCAAGGAGTGAAGCTTTCTTTAAGGAAAATCTTCGCTATATTGCCAAAGTACTTGGTGAAGAAGCAAAAGCGGAGGAAGTGTTAAGTCAATATCAAAACAGAATTGAAGACTTGAAGAAAGGTTTAGGAAACCAGTTGGAACCAATAGAAGTTTCCGTGATTTATTATGCTGGTGGTCTTGTTTATACACCTGCAAGAAAATATGATGCAACTGCTGATGTTCTAGTTGATACGCAGCTAGATTATAAACTTCCACCTCCTGGCAAGACCTTCAGCATTGAAACCGTCGATGAATACGATGCTGACATCTTATTTATTATTAATGTTGAACGAAGACCACTAAGCTTTTTTCTTCAACATCCCATATTTAGTCGCCTCAAGGCAGTCAAAAACAATCGAGTTTATCTTGTGCCTTCACAAAGATGGGACACAAGGGGTATTGTAGGAGCCAATAAAATATTGGATGACTTATTTAAATACTTGCCGGAAGTGAATAGTTATTAG
- a CDS encoding DUF1636 domain-containing protein: MTKPTLFICQSCCFSEDRPEGQPADGAILLQQLQTYQSTHPELNNIRIQPVGCLWDCGRACVVAFSAPRKPTYLFSTIPPESTPALLQFAQQYTHSKTGNIPYEKFPEVLKEVAIAKIPAITRESL; this comes from the coding sequence ATGACTAAACCAACTCTTTTCATCTGTCAATCTTGCTGTTTTTCTGAAGATCGCCCTGAAGGGCAACCTGCCGACGGTGCCATCCTCCTCCAACAACTCCAAACCTATCAGTCTACCCATCCCGAACTTAACAACATCCGAATTCAACCCGTCGGTTGCCTCTGGGATTGTGGCCGTGCCTGCGTTGTCGCCTTCTCTGCCCCCCGTAAACCTACCTACCTCTTTAGTACCATTCCCCCAGAATCTACCCCAGCACTCCTACAATTCGCCCAACAATACACCCACAGCAAAACAGGCAACATTCCCTATGAAAAATTTCCTGAAGTATTAAAAGAAGTAGCCATTGCTAAAATCCCCGCCATTACACGCGAATCGCTTTAG
- a CDS encoding iron-siderophore ABC transporter substrate-binding protein translates to MKKQAYFITKLVLPLAFSPFLTTACHQSVSQKSHPSLKPSVECRVIQHEFGQTCVPLKPKRIVALSPDRNLDPLIALGIKPIGYTADNVGGKEIIGSVSLDDVKGATNVGKSDQPSLEKIFVLKPDLILATKYHPYKLLSAIAPTVSVPHDESVNEALFKQDLRYVAKVLGEEAKAEEVLSRYHRRIEDFKKRLGNQLEQMEVSVIYYSAGYVYMPMKNGDASADVLIDTGLRYRRAVPGKTSSIETIEDYNTDVLFIINLERKPLSFFLQHPLFSRLKVFQNNRFYLVDLERWDTRGILGANKVLDDLEKYLVSLP, encoded by the coding sequence ATGAAAAAACAGGCATACTTTATCACTAAACTAGTTTTACCGCTGGCTTTTTCCCCATTTTTAACGACAGCTTGCCATCAATCTGTCAGTCAAAAATCTCATCCCTCTTTGAAGCCTTCTGTTGAGTGTCGAGTTATTCAGCACGAATTTGGCCAAACCTGCGTCCCACTCAAACCAAAGCGGATTGTTGCGTTAAGCCCTGACAGAAACCTCGATCCCCTAATCGCTCTCGGTATCAAGCCAATTGGTTACACAGCTGATAACGTGGGGGGAAAAGAAATTATTGGTAGCGTCTCACTTGATGACGTTAAAGGAGCTACGAATGTTGGGAAGTCAGATCAGCCTTCATTAGAGAAAATTTTTGTACTCAAACCGGATTTGATTTTAGCAACAAAGTACCATCCATACAAATTATTATCTGCGATCGCACCCACTGTCTCAGTACCCCATGATGAGTCAGTGAATGAAGCATTATTTAAGCAGGATCTTCGATATGTCGCCAAAGTCCTTGGTGAAGAAGCAAAGGCAGAGGAAGTTTTAAGTCGATACCACAGACGAATTGAAGACTTTAAGAAACGCTTAGGAAACCAGTTGGAACAAATGGAAGTTTCCGTAATTTATTATTCTGCTGGTTATGTTTATATGCCTATGAAAAACGGTGATGCAAGTGCTGACGTTCTTATTGATACAGGACTACGCTACAGACGTGCAGTTCCTGGCAAGACCTCCAGTATTGAAACTATTGAAGACTACAATACTGATGTTTTATTCATCATAAATCTTGAACGAAAACCACTCAGCTTTTTTCTTCAACATCCTCTATTTAGTCGCCTCAAAGTATTCCAAAACAATCGATTTTATCTTGTGGATTTGGAAAGATGGGACACAAGAGGTATTCTAGGAGCGAATAAAGTATTGGATGATTTGGAAAAATATCTCGTTAGCCTCCCTTAA
- a CDS encoding iron-siderophore ABC transporter substrate-binding protein: MKEQADRITKLVLPLAFSLFLTTACHQFVSQKSHPSLKPSVECRVIQHELGKTCVPMKPQRIVVLEPDFILNPLIALGIKPIGYASINFEGKEIFLGLSPDDVTGATNVGNYQQPSLEKILMLKPDLILSTEHNPYSLLNAIAPTVPVPSDTAVSGAFFKENLRYVANVVGEQTKAEEVLRQYQNRIKDLKNRLGNQLEQIEVSVIHYGNGYVYTPATNHDAVGNVLIDAGIRHKLPPPGKTISLETIEEYDADILFIINLERRSLGFFLQHPIFSCLKAVKNKRVYLVPSERWDVRGMLGANKILDDLFKYLPH; encoded by the coding sequence ATGAAAGAACAGGCAGATCGTATAACAAAACTAGTTTTACCGCTGGCTTTTTCCCTATTTTTAACGACAGCTTGCCATCAATTTGTCAGTCAAAAATCTCATCCCTCTTTGAAGCCTTCTGTTGAGTGTCGAGTCATTCAGCACGAACTCGGCAAAACCTGTGTCCCAATGAAACCGCAGCGAATTGTAGTATTAGAGCCTGATTTCATACTCAATCCCCTAATCGCGCTCGGTATCAAGCCCATTGGTTATGCTTCTATTAACTTCGAGGGGAAAGAAATTTTTCTGGGGCTATCCCCTGATGATGTCACAGGAGCGACGAATGTTGGAAATTACCAGCAGCCTTCATTAGAGAAAATTTTGATGCTCAAACCGGATTTAATTTTATCAACCGAACACAACCCCTATTCGTTGTTAAACGCGATCGCACCGACTGTTCCAGTGCCTTCTGATACGGCAGTAAGTGGAGCTTTCTTCAAAGAGAATCTACGCTATGTAGCCAACGTCGTTGGCGAACAGACAAAAGCAGAGGAAGTTCTAAGGCAATACCAGAACCGAATTAAAGACTTGAAAAACCGCTTGGGAAACCAGTTGGAGCAAATTGAAGTTTCTGTAATACATTATGGTAATGGTTATGTTTATACACCTGCGACAAATCATGATGCAGTTGGTAATGTTCTAATTGATGCAGGAATACGACATAAACTTCCACCTCCTGGTAAAACCATCAGCCTTGAAACCATAGAAGAATACGATGCTGATATCTTATTTATTATCAACCTTGAACGAAGATCACTAGGCTTTTTTCTTCAGCATCCCATCTTTAGTTGCTTGAAGGCAGTCAAGAATAAGCGAGTTTACCTTGTACCTTCAGAAAGATGGGACGTAAGAGGTATGTTAGGAGCGAATAAAATATTGGATGACTTGTTTAAATACTTGCCACATTAG
- a CDS encoding TonB-dependent receptor, giving the protein MKLDKLFQSLLLTSAIAFFLGAAAKGEGVPQANKNISQLSEIKLPATNAQMLVQQPAPTNPPVTPLMKAGEVIAITGVKANPTEQGVEVILETTQGEQLQVTNRSTGNNFIADIPGAQLRLPTGEAFTFKSEKPITGITQITVTNIDANTVRVTVVGEKALPTVELFDDNAGLVFGVASQATAQNPTPPAAPLPLPRGGEGEGSEQPVAQEDEPIELLVTGEQDGYRVPNTSVGTRTDTPLRDIPASIQVIPQQVLEEQQVDSLNEALKNVPGVIQNTPNDTPIFNSFTIRGFFAGEGQNFTRNGLNLPYADSTTTIFSNIERVEVLRGPASVLFGGGNPGGTINIVTKQPLRDPFYSVEASAGSYNFYQGAIDLTGPLNDSKTILYRLNASYESAESFVDFVEREIPAIAGALKFEIGENTELTFDVQYVAATQGGGSGLPLEGTILPNPNGQIPRNRNLSGADGRFILNTIIVGYNLEHRFSENWSLQNAFYFSDYDYAIRDAIFPSSLEPDLRTAQRLSDEVDVEAQSFDLSTNIVGKFSTGAIQHQLLIGADLRRFDSNFSTSGVFRAAPIDLFNPVYSTEIFEQTDPPSASNDLTNSLGIYVQDQVAITKNLKLLLGGRFDTFERTDQDLINDSETFQSGNAFSPRLGIVYQPIEPISLYASYSRSFIPTIGRSFDGEPFKPGRGTQYEIGVKADINDKLSTTLALYDLTRTNVNTVDPNNPNFEIQTGEQNSQGIELNIAGEILPGWNVIAGYAYTDARITKDNTFPVGNRINNVPRNSFNLWTSYEFQKGTLRGLGFGLGFFYVGDRQGDLDNTFTLPSYFRTDAAIFYKRDRFRASLNVNNLFDVEYFENSNGALAIYPADPLTVQGTLSWEF; this is encoded by the coding sequence ATGAAGTTAGATAAATTGTTTCAAAGCCTGCTGCTGACAAGTGCGATCGCTTTTTTTCTTGGCGCTGCTGCCAAAGGAGAGGGTGTTCCACAGGCCAACAAAAACATTTCCCAACTGAGCGAAATTAAACTTCCTGCGACAAACGCTCAAATGTTGGTACAACAACCCGCACCAACCAACCCACCTGTTACCCCCCTTATGAAGGCAGGTGAAGTTATCGCAATTACGGGAGTGAAAGCCAATCCCACCGAACAGGGTGTAGAGGTAATTTTAGAAACAACCCAAGGAGAGCAACTGCAAGTCACAAATCGCAGTACGGGGAATAATTTTATTGCAGATATACCTGGAGCGCAGTTACGTTTACCGACGGGTGAAGCGTTCACGTTTAAATCAGAAAAACCGATTACGGGAATTACTCAAATCACAGTTACAAATATTGATGCGAACACTGTGCGAGTGACCGTGGTGGGAGAGAAGGCTTTGCCCACGGTTGAGCTATTTGATGATAATGCCGGGCTAGTTTTTGGTGTAGCTTCACAGGCAACAGCACAAAACCCCACCCCGCCTGCGGCACCCCTCCCCTTACCAAGGGGAGGGGAAGGGGAGGGGTCAGAACAACCTGTTGCACAGGAAGATGAGCCGATTGAGTTGTTAGTAACGGGAGAGCAAGATGGATATCGTGTGCCGAATACCTCAGTAGGGACGAGAACCGATACGCCCTTGCGCGATATTCCTGCTTCTATTCAAGTCATCCCTCAACAGGTGCTAGAGGAACAACAAGTTGACAGCCTCAATGAAGCACTCAAAAATGTTCCTGGAGTTATTCAAAATACCCCTAATGACACCCCTATATTTAACTCGTTCACGATTCGAGGATTTTTTGCTGGCGAGGGACAAAACTTCACTAGAAATGGATTAAATTTGCCGTATGCAGATTCGACAACAACTATTTTCTCGAATATTGAACGGGTTGAGGTTCTTAGAGGCCCTGCTTCAGTTTTATTTGGTGGAGGTAACCCTGGTGGTACGATTAACATTGTCACCAAACAACCCCTGCGCGATCCCTTCTACTCGGTTGAAGCGTCTGCTGGTAGCTATAACTTTTATCAAGGTGCGATCGACTTAACGGGGCCGTTGAATGATTCCAAGACAATTCTATACCGACTGAATGCGTCTTATGAATCTGCCGAAAGTTTTGTAGATTTTGTCGAACGGGAAATTCCAGCTATTGCAGGTGCCTTAAAGTTTGAAATTGGCGAAAATACCGAGCTAACGTTCGATGTGCAGTATGTCGCAGCCACTCAAGGTGGAGGTTCTGGTCTTCCCCTTGAAGGAACGATATTACCTAACCCAAATGGACAAATTCCCCGCAATCGGAATCTTTCGGGAGCAGATGGTAGATTTATCCTAAATACTATCATCGTTGGGTACAACCTAGAGCATCGCTTCAGTGAAAACTGGTCGTTGCAAAATGCGTTTTACTTTTCCGACTATGATTATGCAATCAGAGATGCTATCTTTCCTTCTAGCCTCGAACCTGATCTAAGAACTGCACAGCGCTTATCTGATGAGGTTGATGTCGAGGCACAATCCTTCGACCTCAGCACGAATATTGTTGGTAAGTTTTCCACAGGAGCGATTCAGCATCAGCTTCTAATAGGTGCTGATTTAAGACGATTTGATTCTAACTTCTCTACCTCTGGGGTTTTCCGAGCAGCACCCATTGACCTTTTTAACCCAGTTTACAGTACGGAAATATTTGAGCAAACCGATCCCCCTAGCGCAAGCAACGACTTGACTAATTCGTTAGGGATCTATGTTCAAGACCAAGTAGCCATCACAAAAAATCTCAAGTTACTCTTAGGTGGTCGATTTGATACTTTTGAGCGAACGGATCAAGATTTAATTAATGATTCTGAAACATTTCAATCTGGCAATGCTTTTAGTCCCCGTCTGGGCATCGTTTATCAACCCATTGAGCCGATTTCCCTTTATGCCAGCTATAGTCGCTCGTTTATTCCTACTATCGGCAGATCTTTCGATGGTGAGCCATTCAAACCAGGACGGGGGACGCAATATGAGATTGGAGTTAAGGCAGATATTAACGACAAACTCTCTACTACGCTGGCTCTGTACGATCTGACTCGCACAAATGTAAACACTGTTGATCCGAATAATCCTAACTTTGAAATTCAAACCGGTGAACAAAATAGTCAAGGCATTGAACTCAACATTGCCGGAGAAATTTTGCCTGGTTGGAACGTCATTGCAGGCTATGCTTATACCGATGCGCGAATCACGAAAGATAATACCTTCCCAGTGGGAAATCGGATCAATAACGTTCCAAGAAACAGTTTCAATCTCTGGACTAGCTATGAATTTCAGAAAGGCACCCTACGAGGACTTGGGTTTGGCTTGGGGTTTTTCTATGTGGGCGATCGCCAAGGAGACTTAGATAATACCTTTACACTGCCGAGCTACTTTCGCACCGATGCGGCTATCTTCTATAAGCGAGATCGATTTAGGGCATCGCTGAATGTCAATAATTTATTTGATGTCGAGTATTTTGAAAATTCTAATGGTGCTCTGGCTATTTATCCAGCAGATCCGCTCACCGTGCAAGGAACACTGTCATGGGAATTCTGA
- a CDS encoding AraC family transcriptional regulator: protein MTNIFTPAHWDELCQKTFYQSKGFEAIYQGKIPDICNSYDWCVQLRGGLSVCVYEIEIFDDLVWIRDRSDDYLFGLSFFLSGKVRIQRHGLTDEIDEPVGKYYSECHYDIKETEWWKAGEKFSRIYLEIEPQEFFQSFGEEDLEQVPIFLRQAVTDSKVQPYYRQGEITQQMWLVLCNILQCPYQGLMKRMYLESQAMELITLYFQQFQEQEIHDHGFPGRKLRDVDRIYQAKDILLSNLENPPSLIELAREVGLNEFKLKRGFRQVFGTSAFKYLHDYRLEKARQLLALGEMKVEEVALMVGFDSRSYFALAFRKKFGLNPKQYFQHRQKSL from the coding sequence ATGACAAACATTTTTACACCAGCACATTGGGATGAACTGTGCCAAAAAACTTTTTATCAATCAAAGGGTTTTGAAGCTATCTATCAAGGGAAGATTCCAGATATTTGTAATTCCTATGACTGGTGTGTACAGTTGCGCGGTGGATTATCTGTTTGTGTATACGAGATAGAGATATTTGATGATCTTGTGTGGATTCGCGATAGGTCGGATGATTATCTATTTGGGTTAAGTTTTTTTCTCTCTGGAAAAGTGAGAATCCAGCGCCACGGTTTAACTGATGAGATTGACGAACCAGTAGGAAAATACTATTCAGAATGTCACTACGACATCAAAGAAACTGAATGGTGGAAAGCTGGAGAGAAATTTTCAAGAATTTATTTGGAAATTGAACCACAGGAATTTTTTCAAAGTTTTGGCGAAGAAGATTTAGAACAAGTACCAATCTTCCTGCGTCAAGCAGTAACTGATAGTAAGGTGCAGCCTTATTATCGTCAAGGGGAAATCACACAGCAAATGTGGCTAGTGTTGTGTAATATTCTACAATGTCCCTATCAAGGCTTGATGAAGCGAATGTATCTGGAAAGTCAGGCAATGGAATTGATTACGCTTTATTTCCAGCAATTTCAAGAGCAGGAAATACACGATCATGGTTTTCCAGGGAGGAAGTTGAGAGATGTTGACAGAATTTACCAAGCTAAGGATATTTTGCTGAGTAATTTAGAGAATCCACCCAGCCTAATAGAGTTAGCACGAGAAGTAGGGCTAAATGAATTTAAATTGAAGCGCGGGTTTCGCCAAGTTTTCGGGACATCTGCGTTCAAATATTTGCACGACTATCGACTGGAAAAAGCCAGACAACTTTTAGCATTAGGAGAAATGAAAGTTGAAGAAGTGGCATTGATGGTGGGTTTTGATAGTCGCAGTTACTTTGCCTTAGCTTTCCGTAAAAAATTTGGCTTGAATCCCAAACAATACTTTCAGCATCGTCAAAAATCCCTCTAG
- a CDS encoding CopG family transcriptional regulator: protein MKAEEFDEKFDAGEDVTAYLALNTIRRPGYEQRRVNVDFPIWMIEALDREAARIGVTRQSIIKVWIAERLEQHG, encoded by the coding sequence ATGAAGGCTGAAGAGTTTGATGAAAAATTTGATGCAGGCGAGGACGTTACTGCATACCTGGCTCTAAACACGATTCGTCGTCCAGGTTATGAGCAACGACGGGTAAACGTTGATTTTCCAATATGGATGATTGAAGCACTTGACCGAGAAGCTGCGCGAATAGGTGTAACCCGACAATCAATCATAAAAGTATGGATTGCCGAGCGACTTGAGCAGCACGGCTAA
- the egtC gene encoding ergothioneine biosynthesis protein EgtC has protein sequence MCRLLAYFGSPVSLEPLLYKPEHSLIIQSYQPREMLSGVVNADGFGVGWYHLQKDIEPFIYKNTLPIWNDINLPSLSRYVESKCILAYIRSATPGQALDFSNSQPFQYQSLLFIHNGRINKFRQTLYRPIRNQLNDEIYQWLGGTTDSEHIFALVLSQWQANPGKSLEQALHATLLQLTEMAQSYQTYVYANLVISDGDRLVASRFGTKSPVPSLYWTANDSNFPNAAIIASEPLFAGNWNSCPENSMISIGKDCDIRIEQI, from the coding sequence ATGTGCCGTCTACTCGCCTACTTTGGTTCACCCGTATCTTTGGAACCTCTGTTATATAAACCAGAACACTCGCTCATTATCCAGAGCTATCAACCCCGCGAGATGCTTTCTGGGGTAGTAAATGCTGATGGTTTTGGTGTCGGCTGGTATCATCTACAAAAAGATATTGAACCTTTTATTTACAAAAACACATTACCAATTTGGAATGATATTAACCTGCCCAGTCTGAGCCGCTATGTGGAGTCGAAATGCATACTTGCTTATATTCGCAGTGCTACACCAGGTCAAGCTTTAGATTTTAGTAATTCTCAGCCATTTCAGTATCAAAGCCTATTGTTCATTCACAATGGTCGTATCAATAAATTTCGACAAACATTATATCGCCCAATTCGCAATCAGTTAAACGATGAAATTTATCAATGGCTTGGTGGAACCACTGATTCCGAACATATTTTTGCTCTAGTGTTGTCTCAGTGGCAAGCTAACCCTGGCAAAAGCCTGGAACAGGCTTTACACGCAACATTGCTGCAACTGACAGAAATGGCACAAAGTTATCAAACCTATGTTTATGCCAATTTAGTTATCAGCGATGGCGATCGCCTCGTCGCTTCTCGCTTTGGTACAAAGTCACCAGTTCCTTCTCTTTATTGGACAGCTAACGATTCAAATTTCCCCAATGCCGCCATTATTGCATCAGAACCTCTGTTTGCGGGAAATTGGAATTCTTGTCCAGAAAATAGCATGATTAGTATAGGAAAAGACTGTGATATCCGAATTGAACAAATCTGA
- the egtB gene encoding ergothioneine biosynthesis protein EgtB: protein MISELNKSDLKKIFTRAFIQCRTKTLSLFETMDEATFCCQPHHDFSPVGWHLGHIVYTESLWILERSARLPCMFPQYRKLFAADGLPKSERVKLPNLEEIRYYLDTVRDKVLNYLEIADLEAEESLWRFLLQHESQHSEIICFVLEMCKRQQSSIKQFPYTPTLLYPCTPPVEMIQIPSGEFEMGNDSPDALDNERPAHRVYLDTYLIDRYPVTCADYQVFMEAGGYNNPQWWSKAGWEWLQTQKVMQPLYWCDNPAFDSHPVCGVSWYEAQAYSRFVGKRLPTEAEWEKAVVWDAKANHRRTYPWGDEEPKPKYCNHDTEIGKTTSVDAYSSGQSAYGLYDTLGNVWEWTATWFDGYEGFQYYPYIGYSQVYFDHQHRVLKGGSWATRPWALRGSFRNWYHPGVRQILAGFRCAKNGE from the coding sequence GTGATATCCGAATTGAACAAATCTGATCTAAAAAAAATATTTACTCGTGCCTTTATTCAGTGCCGCACCAAAACTCTTAGCTTGTTCGAGACAATGGACGAAGCAACCTTCTGTTGTCAGCCCCATCATGACTTTAGCCCTGTTGGTTGGCACTTAGGACATATTGTTTACACAGAGTCTTTATGGATACTAGAACGCAGTGCTAGATTGCCCTGTATGTTTCCACAATATCGGAAGCTATTTGCAGCTGATGGTTTACCGAAATCAGAACGTGTCAAATTACCTAATCTAGAGGAAATTCGTTATTACTTAGACACAGTTAGAGACAAAGTGTTAAATTACCTGGAAATAGCTGATTTAGAAGCAGAAGAAAGTCTTTGGCGATTTTTGCTTCAGCATGAAAGCCAGCATAGTGAGATTATTTGCTTTGTGCTGGAAATGTGCAAGAGGCAACAATCAAGTATCAAACAATTCCCCTACACCCCTACACTCTTATACCCTTGCACCCCTCCCGTTGAGATGATCCAAATTCCCAGTGGTGAATTTGAGATGGGTAACGACTCGCCAGATGCATTAGATAATGAGCGTCCTGCACATCGTGTATATCTCGACACTTATTTAATTGACCGTTACCCTGTGACTTGCGCGGACTATCAAGTATTCATGGAAGCAGGAGGTTACAATAATCCACAATGGTGGTCAAAAGCTGGTTGGGAATGGTTGCAAACACAGAAAGTAATGCAGCCTCTTTATTGGTGTGACAATCCAGCCTTTGATAGTCATCCAGTTTGTGGTGTCAGTTGGTACGAAGCACAAGCCTACTCACGATTTGTCGGTAAGCGTTTACCCACAGAAGCTGAATGGGAGAAAGCTGTAGTTTGGGATGCAAAAGCTAACCATCGTCGCACCTATCCTTGGGGGGATGAAGAACCAAAACCTAAATATTGCAACCATGATACAGAAATTGGTAAAACTACGTCAGTGGATGCTTATTCTAGTGGACAAAGCGCCTATGGTTTGTACGATACTTTAGGTAATGTCTGGGAGTGGACAGCTACCTGGTTTGATGGCTACGAAGGCTTTCAGTATTACCCTTACATTGGTTACTCGCAAGTTTATTTTGACCATCAGCATCGCGTTTTAAAAGGTGGTAGTTGGGCAACCCGTCCCTGGGCGCTACGAGGTAGCTTTCGTAACTGGTATCATCCTGGTGTACGCCAAATTTTGGCAGGGTTTCGCTGTGCCAAAAATGGGGAATAG